From Juglans regia cultivar Chandler chromosome 6, Walnut 2.0, whole genome shotgun sequence, the proteins below share one genomic window:
- the LOC108983457 gene encoding sugar transporter ERD6-like 6: MSFRDESDDGKDLRKPFLHTGSWYRMGSRQSSMLGSSQVIRDSSISVVACVLIVALGPIQFGFTSGYSSPTQSAITEDLGLTVSEFSIFGSLSNVGAMVGAIASGQIAEYIGRKGSLMIAAIPNIIGWLAISFARDASFLYMGRLLEGFGVGIISYTVPVYIAEIAPQNLRGALGSVNQLSVTIGIMLAYLLGLFVQWRILAVLGILPCTILIPGLFFIPESPRWLAKMGMTEEFETSLQVLRGFDTDISSEVNDIKRSVASTSRRSTIRFAELKQRRYWLPLMIGIGLLLLQQLSGINGVLFYSSTIFQSAGVTSSNVATFGLGAVQVIATGVTTWLVDKSGRRLLLIVSSSGMTISLLIVAVSFFVRDFVSSDSTLYNVMSITSVVGVVAMVVTFSLGVGAIPWLIMSEILPVNIKGLAGSVATLGNWFMAWVVTLTANMLLEWSGAATFTIYMFLCAFTVAFVVVWVPETKGRTLEEIQSSFR, encoded by the exons atgagtttcAGGGATGAGAGCGACGATGGGAAGGATCTTAGGAAGCCGTTCCTGCACACTGGTAGCTGGTACCGTATGGGGTCGAGGCAGTCCAGTATGTTGGGCTCATCCCAGGTCATTCGTGACAGCTCCATCTCTGTCGTCGCCTGTGTTTTGATCGTCGCTTTGGGCCCAATCCAGTTCGGTTTCAct TCTGGGTATTCATCCCCTACGCAATCAGCAATCACTGAGGATCTTGGACTTACGGTTTCGGAG TTTTCTATATTCGGCTCTCTGTCCAATGTGGGAGCAATGGTTGGGGCAATAGCAAGCGGTCAGATTGCAGAGTATATTGGGCGAAAAGGG TCTCTAATGATTGCCGCTATTCCTAATATTATCGGGTGGCTTGCCATATCATTTGCGAGA GATGCTTCATTTCTCTACATGGGAAGGCTGCTGGAAGGATTTGGTGTAGGAATAATATCTTATACG GTCCCCGTATACATAGCTGAGATAGCACCTCAAAACTTGAGGGGGGCTCTGGGTTCAGTGAACCAG CTCTCAGTCACCATTGGAATAATGCTGGCTTATCTGCTGGGACTTTTCGTCCAATGGAGAATACTAGCAGTTTTGG GTATACTGCCATGTACAATATTAATACCTGGTCTTTTTTTCATCCCAGAATCCCCTAGATGGctg GCAAAAATGGGTATGACAGAAGAATTTGAAACTTCTTTGCAAGTTCTCCGTGGCTTTGATACTGATATTTCCAGTGAAGTAAATGACATCAAG AGATCTGTAGCATCAACGAGTAGAAGGTCCACTATCCGGTTTGCAGAACTCAAACAAAGAAGATATTGGCTTCCTCTGATG ATTGGAATTGGATTACTTCTTCTGCAACAGCTTAGTGGAATCAATGGTGTCCTGTTCTATTCCAGTACCATCTTTCAATCTGCTG GGGTTACATCAAGCAATGTGGCTACGTTTGGACTTGGTGCCGTTCAG GTCATTGCCACTGGAGTGACTACATGGTTGGTGGACAAATCAGGCCGTCGGCTTCTTCTTATT GTTTCTTCCTCTGGAATGACCATTAGCCTCCTAATTGTTGCAGTGTCATTCTTTGTGAGG GATTTCGTGTCGTCTGATTCTACTTTATACAATGTAATGAGCATCACGTCAGTGGTTGGAGTTGTG GCAATGGTAGTTACCTTCTCTCTGGGAGTTGGAGCCATTCCGTGGCTTATAATGTCAGAG ATCCTTCCAGTCAATATTAAGGGCCTTGCTGGTAGTGTAGCAACACTTGGCAACTGGTTCATGGCCTGGGTGGTTACGTTGACTGCAAACATGCTCTTAGAATGGAGTGGTGCAG CAACCTTCACCATTTACATGTTCTTGTGTGCTTTCACTGTGGCATTTGTTGTCGTTTGGGTCCCTGAAACCAAAGGGAGAACTCTGGAAGAAATTCAATCGTCCTTCagataa